A portion of the Bombina bombina isolate aBomBom1 chromosome 9, aBomBom1.pri, whole genome shotgun sequence genome contains these proteins:
- the LOC128639649 gene encoding trypsin-like yields MKLFLLCVLLGAAAAFDDDDKIVGGYTCGKNALPYQVSLNSGYHFCGGSLINSQWVVSAAHCYKTSIQVRLGEHNIVTSEGTEQFINSAKVIRHASYNSRTLDNDIMLIKLASAATLNSYVKAVALPSGCAAAGTSCLISGWGNTLSSGTNYPDLLQCVSAPILTNAQCTGAYPGEITNNMICVGYLEGGKDSCQGDSGGPVVCNGQLQGIVSWGYGCALRNYPGVYTKVCNYVSWIQNTIAAN; encoded by the exons ATGAAGCTGTTTctgctctgtgtgctcctgggagcTGCTG CTGCATTTGATGATGATGATAAGATTGTAGGAGGTTACACCTGCGGCAAGAACGCTCTCCCGTATCAGGTGTCCCTGAACTCCGGTTACCATTTCTGTGGTGGGTCCCTGATTAACAGCCAGTGGGTTGTGTCTGCTGCTCACTGCTACAAAAC AAGCATCCAGGTCAGACTGGGAGAGCACAACATTGTTACCAGTGAGGGCACAGAGCAGTTCATCAACTCTGCCAAGGTCATCAGACATGCCAGCTACAACTCCAGGACCCTGGACAATGACATCATGCTCATCAAGCTCGCCTCTGCCGCCACCCTGAACTCCTATGTGAAGGCTGTAGCTCTGCCCTCTGGATGTGCCGCAGCTGGCACCAGCTGTCTGATCTCTGGCTGGGGAAACACACTCAGCAGTGGCA CCAACTACCCAGATCTCCTTCAGTGCGTGAGCGCCCCCATCCTGACTAATGCCCAGTGTACCGGTGCCTACCCAGGAGAGATCACAAACAACATGATCTGTGTTGGATATCTGGAAGGGGGCAAGGATTCCTGCCAG GGTGACTCTGGCGGACCTGTGGTGTGTAACGGACAGCTGCAGGGTATTGTCTCATGGGGCTATGGCTGTGCTCTCAGGAACTATCCTGGTGTCTACACCAAAGTCTGCAACTACGTCTCCTGGATCCAGAACACCATCGCTGCCAACTAA